The sequence AGAAGAACTATGAAACTCTGAAGAAATTACAAGGTGTCAAAAATCGACTTCTAAAGCAGTTGAGTACCCAATTTTTATCAGATGGTAGTATAAGTAGCCATGAGATGTTTTTCTTGGACAGCGTCCAAGCAACAGCTGTTGCGACGGCAATGACAGAGAGTGTCAGCAACGGACACAGCGAGATTGAGGCAGTTGCGAAAAAAGCAGTTGCGGATGCTGAAACACTCTACGATAAAAGTAAGGAAGTTCCTTGGTTCGTCACAGAGTTAACTTATGATGAGATAGAGGATGTCTATGCAGAAGCTGGGGTAACTTATGATAGTATTGTGGGTGAAACTCAGAGACATTTTGATAAAAAAGTAAGTAAATCAGCTGAGATTGTAAAAGCCTTTACGGATTTGGAAACGAATATTCAGAAGGGTGTTGAACAAGCAGTTGAAGGAGACGAAAGCTTGGCAAGGGATATTAATCAATGGACAAACTAGAAGAAATCCAAGTGAAAATAAAAAAGCAAGAAGAGGGACTTTGGTCCTTGGAGGATGACTATAGAACTGCTAAGAAGAAAATAGAAGAATCCTATGAAAGTTTAGATCATAATCGTTCTCAGTTGACAAGACTATATGAGGAGTTTGAGAACGTTGCTTATGATTTTGCTAGACAGAAATCTGGAGACGATGGGGAGCATCACCAATTTCTGATGTTATTAGAATCTTATTCAAGTGAGACGAGTAGTGAGTATCTTCGGCAGTATGCTAAAATAGAGGCAAAAGATGAAGAGTTGCAGACTCAGTACCGAAAAGAGCGTTCTCGCTTAGAAAAAGAGTTAGAAGAGAGTTATAGTCAAAGAAAAGACTTATATGAGTTAGAAAGGAGGCAGAAGAAATGCTAGTGGATTTAGTCATAGACGCTTTGATTGGACCTATGTCAGAATCAGCCAGGCGAGAAATCAAAAAAACATTAGAAAGAGCAGCTATCAAAACATTTTGTGCTCCTCCTATAAAATCAGGTAGAAAAGGTATTGTAGATAAGTACGATGAGGAGATAGGGGTTCTTGCTATGACAAATAAAACTGCTGTAACGACTTTAGCAGCTCAAATGGATAGCTCAATTAATGGGTTGGGACAAAAAGCCATTAGCGAGACTATTAGTAAAAATAGTACATCTTTTGAAGATTTAACTCCGAAAAAGAAAAAATAGTGCTTTAACTATGCCATGTTCCTTTCCAATTTTTCCAAATATTCCTCTTCAAAGTCATCTTCGGATGACTTTTTGATAAGTTACTAGAAATGTAGAGGTGCTTGAGATGCGTAAAAAATTACAAAGAAAAGTGACAGAAGAAAAACCAAGCTATAGTCGAGAAGAAATTCAGTGGTTGCTTGAGCATTTAGGAGATCCCTCTCCAGAAATTCGAGATGAACTTGTTTTTACGAGTTTGGCTAGAGGAATTCAAGAAGAACTGTTTTCCCTTGAGCAGTTTCAGTTTATCTCAGAAGAGGTCTCCTCTAATGAAAGGCTATACAAAGAGATTGATAGTAGAGGAGTTTCAACTCTTAAACGTTCTTTTAGGGCGCTTATTTATGCCAATCTTTTGTATGCAGATGGTAACGAGCACTCTCTTTTCTATAAAGGCTTAAAAGCTGATATAAGAAATGCTATGCTATCTCAAGGTTTGTATTACCTTAAAAAAGAAAAGGATACGACAGGTTTTTCAAGTCAGTATGGTTGGGTTCACGCTTTTGCGCATGGAGCGGATCTCTTGACGGAAGTCGTTTGTCATCCAGATTTTCCTAGTAACAGATTTTCTGAAGTATTTGATGTACTGGGTCAATTATTTAAAAGAATTACCATTCGTTTTACAAATGATGAGGACTGGCGCTTAGCGAGAGTACTTTATGAACCCATTTTGCAAGGGAAATTAGGGCAAGAACAAGTAGCTTCTTGGATAAAAACTATTGACTTTCCGATAGAAGAGAGGGAAGATTTTTATAAATTTTCCAACTTCAGATCCTGTCTGTTGGAAGTCTATATCCAACTTGACCAGAAAAATAGTTTACAAGATGCCTTGAAAGAAGCCATTCAATCTTTTCAGTACTAAGGATAAGCGAGTCGTTTCATGATTTTCAAATACTTTCCAGTCAATTTTCTTGAAACACTTTCCTTCTTTTGATAGACTAATACATAGTTTGAAAAAAGGAGATTTATCATGAAAAAATTTGTTGCTGAATTAATCGGTACATTTATGCTTGTGTTCATTGGAACAGGAGCTGTTGTTTTTGGAAATGGTCTTAATGGCCTTGGACACCTTGGAATTGCTTTTGCCTTTGGTTTGGCAATCGTAGTTGCAGCTTTCTCAATCGGAACTGTTTCAGGTGCGCACTTGAACCCGGCGGTTTCGATCGCTATGTTTGTAAACAAACGTTTGTCATCTTCAGAGCTTGTAAACTATATCCTTGGACAAGTAGTTGGAGCTTTCCTTGCGTCAGCTGCAGTATTCTTCCTCTTGTCTAACTCAGGCATGTCAACTGCTAGTCTTGGTGAAAATGCCTTGGCAAACGGTGTCACTGTCTTTGGTGGATTCTTGTTTGAAGTCATCGCAACTTTCTTGTTTGTCCTAGTTATCATGACTGTAACATCAGCAAGCAAGGGTAATGGCGCAATCGCTGGTTTGGTAATCGGCTTGTCCTTGATGGCTATGATCCTTGTGGGATTGAACATTACTGGCCTTTCAGTAAATCCAGCTCGTAGCTTGGCTCCTGCTGCATTGGTAGGTGGTGCAGCCCTTCAACAAGTATGGATTTTCATCCTTGCCCCAATCGTTGGTGGCGTTCTTGCAGCACTTGTTGCGAAAAATTTCCTTGGAACAGAAGAATAATTGAAACTCAAAAAGCCTTGCTCCTCAGTTTGAGGAACAGGGCTTTTTCGTATCTGTTTAACGGTTGTCAATTTTCTCTGGATAAAGGTCGTGCTGGAAGAGGCGTTGTTCTGCCAAACCTTCATACTTGCTTCCAGGTCTACCGTAGTTGTAGTAGGGGTCGATTGAGATGCCACCGCGCGGAGTGAATTTTCCCCATACCTCCAAATAGCGAGGGTTTAGTAGATTGACCAAGTCTTTCCCGATGGTGTTGATACAGTTTTCGTGAAAATCCCCATGGTTTCGATAGCTAAAGAGGTAGAGTTTGAGGGATTTTGACTCGACGCAGAGCTTGTCAGGAATGTAGGAAATATAAATGGTCGCAAAGTCTGGCTGAGCAGTGATTGGGCAAAGGGAGGTAAATTCAGGACAGTTGAATTTGATGAAATAATCATTTTCCACATGACGATTGTCAAAGGATTCGAGAACTTCTGGTTGATAGTCAAAAATGTAGTTGGTTTCTTTGTTGCCCAGTAGGCTTAGGTTTTTCATTTCTTCTTGTTGTGACATGTTTTTTTCTTTCTAATTTAAACACCACGTTGGTTGTCGTAGAGGAGGGTATGGAGTTGAGGAAGGACGCGGACATTGCCCCAGCTATCGTCAGTAGCGACACATTCCCAGAGTTCTTTGAGTCGGTCTAGTTGGTCTTGGACAATATTGCCTGTAGCCTTGGGCTCAGGATTTCCAGCCGATA comes from Streptococcus oralis and encodes:
- a CDS encoding DUF2785 domain-containing protein translates to MRKKLQRKVTEEKPSYSREEIQWLLEHLGDPSPEIRDELVFTSLARGIQEELFSLEQFQFISEEVSSNERLYKEIDSRGVSTLKRSFRALIYANLLYADGNEHSLFYKGLKADIRNAMLSQGLYYLKKEKDTTGFSSQYGWVHAFAHGADLLTEVVCHPDFPSNRFSEVFDVLGQLFKRITIRFTNDEDWRLARVLYEPILQGKLGQEQVASWIKTIDFPIEEREDFYKFSNFRSCLLEVYIQLDQKNSLQDALKEAIQSFQY
- a CDS encoding MIP/aquaporin family protein; translation: MKKFVAELIGTFMLVFIGTGAVVFGNGLNGLGHLGIAFAFGLAIVVAAFSIGTVSGAHLNPAVSIAMFVNKRLSSSELVNYILGQVVGAFLASAAVFFLLSNSGMSTASLGENALANGVTVFGGFLFEVIATFLFVLVIMTVTSASKGNGAIAGLVIGLSLMAMILVGLNITGLSVNPARSLAPAALVGGAALQQVWIFILAPIVGGVLAALVAKNFLGTEE
- the queF gene encoding preQ(1) synthase produces the protein MSQQEEMKNLSLLGNKETNYIFDYQPEVLESFDNRHVENDYFIKFNCPEFTSLCPITAQPDFATIYISYIPDKLCVESKSLKLYLFSYRNHGDFHENCINTIGKDLVNLLNPRYLEVWGKFTPRGGISIDPYYNYGRPGSKYEGLAEQRLFQHDLYPEKIDNR